The nucleotide sequence TGTCGTGGACGATGACGAAGTAGCCGGCGAAGTCCTTCTCGTCGATGATCTTCAGCTCATAGTCGACGCGGTCGCGGGCGGCCTGCTCGTGCTTCACGCCGTGGTAGTAGCGCTGGAAGCCGCGCTCGACCAGGATCCGCAGCCAGCTCATCGCCGTGTGGCCGTCGGGGATGTGCTCCTTCGGCAGCCGCGGGCTGGCCTTGTGCAGGTCGAACGCGAGCTCGTCGGCCAGCTCGACGGAGCGCGCGACGGCGCCGGGGTAGGCGGCGAACTTGGCGGCCATCTCGCGGCCGGTCCGCAGCGACGCCGCGCCCCACGCCGGCAGCCAGCCGTTCATCTCGGTGAGGCTGCGCCGGGCCCGGATCGCCGCCATGGCCGAGGCCAGCCGGTGGTCGCCGGGGTCGGCGTAGTGGACGTTGTTGGTGGCGACGACGCGCAGCCCGCGGTCGGCGGCGAGGCCGGCCAGCAGCCGGTTGACGTCGTCGTCGCTGGGATGGCCGTGGTCGAACAGCTCGACCACCACGTGCTCGGGGCCGAACCTCTCCGTCAGCCGGTCCAGCTCGACGACGGCCGCGGACGGTCCCTCGGTGGCGAGAGCGGATCGGACCGCGCCCTTGCGACAGCCGGTGAGCACCAGCCAGTGCCCGCGTCCGAACTCGGCCAGCTCGTCGAGGCGGTAGTCGGGCTTTCCCTTCTCCTTGCCGCGCAGTTGTGCCTCGGTGATGGCGCCGGCCAGCCGGTGGTAGCCCTCGACGCCTCTGGCCAGCACGAGCAGGTGCTGGCCACGAGGGTCGGGGACGCCGTTCTGCGGCGCGTCGAGGCCCAGCGACAGCTCCGCGCCGTAGACGGTGCGCAGGTTCTCGGCGGCGTACTTCTGAGCGATCTCGGCGAACAGCGGCGCGCCGTAGAAGCCGTCGTGGTCGGTGAGCGCCAGCCCGTGCAACCCCAGCTCGATGGCCGCCTCGACCAGCCGGTCCGGCCCGCTGGCGCCGTCGAGGAAGCTGAAGTTGCTGTGCGCGTGCAGCTCGGCGTACGGCGTGACCGGCTCGTCCGGGCGGACCACCTCGGCCTTGCGTCTGTACGGCTTGCGCTTGCGCGACCCCGGGCCGTCCTCGGGCGGGACCGTCGGCCGGTCGGACAACCGGCGCTCCAGCTCGCCCCAGGGGATCGGCGGGTTGTTCCACCCCACGTCAGGACCTCTCTTGCTCAGTCATAGCCGGCCTCGACCCACCAGCCGTCGTCGGCCCAGGTCATCAGCCAGGCGTGGCCGTCGACGGAGACGATCTGGAAGCGGGCGACCCAGCTGGCCGGGTTGTCCCACCACAGCTCCTCGACCGGCCACGGCCCGGACCACGCGCCGACCGGCTGCCAGCCGTCACCGGACGCGTCGCGGAAGCGGGCCGGCGGGGCGCTGACCACCCCGCGCTCGCTGACCCACACCAGCTGCCCCCGGTCGTCGACGACGACCACCGGACGCGGCTCGGCGAACACGCGGACCGGTGCCGGCGGCGGGAGGCTGCCCGGCCACGGGAGGTCGACCGGGCGGAGCCCGACCGGCCGCTCGCCCCACGGGACCAGCGCCTGGCGGTCGGCCGGCGCGCGGCCGCCCTGCACCGCCGGGACGGTGACCGCGTGCGGGCCGAGCATCCCCTGGACCCGGGCGACCGCCCGCTCGACGCGTTCGTCGGTGCCGCCGCCCCACAGCGCCGCGGCGTGCGCGCCGGCCGGCTCGACGGTGTCGGGGACGAACCGCACCAGCTCGACCGGCGCCGAGACGCCCCCGGTGTTGCGCAGCTGTCCCCGCAGCTGCCAGTGGACGCGGTCGACGAGGTCGGCGGGGCCGAACCAGCGCGAGTGCGCCCACATCCGCGACGACGCGACCTCGTGGTCGCACTCGGCCTCGATGAGGACCTCGGTGCAGACCAGCCCGCGGCCGGCCAGCTGGGCGACGAACCGCTCGGCGGTCTGGCGGACGCTGAAGCCGATGGCCTCGACGTTGTCCAGCGGCGGCTCGAACCGGACCTGGCACTCCAGGTCGGGCGGCGGCCTGCGGGCGCCGAGCAGGGCGGCGTCCTCGCCGCGGGCCAGCCGGTGCACCTTGGCGCCGTAGCCGCCGAACCGCGCCTGGACGTCGTCGCCGTCGAGCCGGGCGAAGTCGCCGAGTGTGCGCAGCCCCAGGCGGCGCAGCAGGCCGGCCACCTCGTCGTCGTCGATGACGCTGACCGGGAGGTCGCGCAGGAACGCCGCCGACCCGCCCGCCTCGACCACGACGGTCTCCTGCGGCCCGGCTTGCCGGGCGGCCTGCTCGGCGGTGAAGAGGTCGTCGGCGATGCCGACGCGGCTGTCCCACACGCCGACCTGGACCAGCCGTTCGGCGATGAGCGCGCCGGCGGACTCCTCGCCGCCGTAGAACCGACCCGGCGCGTGCACCGCCAGCAGCCCCGGCCGCAACGGCGCGACGCCCGGCCGCAGCTCTTCGACCGCGACCAGCACCGGCTCGAACACCCGGGCGTCGCGGTCGGGGCTGGCGTCGATGAGGGTGACCTCGGGGCAGCGCGACTGCGCGTCGCGGCGGCGCATGCCCCGGCGGACGCCCTCGGCCCGGGCCGCCTCGTTGCAGGCGACGACGGCGTTGGCGGCCAGCACCACGGCCGGCGCGGACGCCTGGATGGCGGCGTCGTCGGCCATGGCCGCGACCACCGGCCAGTCAGGACACCACACGACGAGCACCCGGCGGCGGCTCATCCCGCCACCCCCAGACCGGCCGCCGGCGTGCTGCCGGCCGTCGCGCCCGTCGCATCCGTCGCGGACAGCGCGGGTCCGCCGGTCTCCAGCGCCTCGAGGTCGGCGCCGGACACCGTGCCGTCCGGTCCGGGCAGCCACAACCACGCCGACCGCGGCCGGGCGCCGGCGCCCCGTCCGTACGCCTCGACCTTCACCCGCCGCCCGCGCAGGTGGCCGCGGCCGCCATCCGGCCCCACCCACAGCGACGACGCCACCCGCAGGCGGGTCTGCGCCCCTTCCCAGTCGCCGACGCAGACCAGCGCCGTGCCGTGCCGTCGCGCCAGCGCGACGAGCCGCCGGGACAGTTGCCCGGAGACCGGCCCGGGCGGGCGCACCAGCACCACCTCGACCGACGTGAGCAGCACCGCCACCACCTCGGCCCACTGGTCGCCGGGGTGCTCGACGACCACGACCCGGCCGAGGTCGGCGCCCAGGTCGGACGCCGCCGGCACGCCGAACTCGGACAGCCCCACCACCGCCGCCCATGCCCCGGCCGCCGTGGCCCCGGCCAGGAGCGCCAGCGGCAGCACCCCGGCCCCGTCGACCGCGACCACCTGCCCGCGGCGCAGCCCGCCGAGCAGCGTGCGCAGGGCGGGCAGCACCGCGACCAGCTCGACCGGCTGGACGGCGAGACCCGCTCTGGCCAGCGCCGCTTCGGCCTGGTCGCGCCTGAGAACCGTCACTCACCCATCGTCGAACACATGTTCGAGTGGTGTCAAGCGGAGCGTCGCCCCACCTGGCGCGCTACGAGGAACTGGCGGCAGGAGGTGAGCCGAGGTGCGAGCGGCGAAGCTCATCCATGAGCTCGAGCCAGAGCGCGGGGCCGCCCTGTTCGAGCACCTCGGCGCCCGCGCGCAGCTCGGAGCTCGTGGGCCGGTGGCGCGCCCCCCAGCTGCCGAGCTGCGCGAACACGGGCACGAGTTGGATCGCGGGTTCGGTCA is from Jiangella alkaliphila and encodes:
- a CDS encoding DNA polymerase Y family protein, with the protein product MSRRRVLVVWCPDWPVVAAMADDAAIQASAPAVVLAANAVVACNEAARAEGVRRGMRRRDAQSRCPEVTLIDASPDRDARVFEPVLVAVEELRPGVAPLRPGLLAVHAPGRFYGGEESAGALIAERLVQVGVWDSRVGIADDLFTAEQAARQAGPQETVVVEAGGSAAFLRDLPVSVIDDDEVAGLLRRLGLRTLGDFARLDGDDVQARFGGYGAKVHRLARGEDAALLGARRPPPDLECQVRFEPPLDNVEAIGFSVRQTAERFVAQLAGRGLVCTEVLIEAECDHEVASSRMWAHSRWFGPADLVDRVHWQLRGQLRNTGGVSAPVELVRFVPDTVEPAGAHAAALWGGGTDERVERAVARVQGMLGPHAVTVPAVQGGRAPADRQALVPWGERPVGLRPVDLPWPGSLPPPAPVRVFAEPRPVVVVDDRGQLVWVSERGVVSAPPARFRDASGDGWQPVGAWSGPWPVEELWWDNPASWVARFQIVSVDGHAWLMTWADDGWWVEAGYD